A part of Pectinophora gossypiella chromosome Z, ilPecGoss1.1, whole genome shotgun sequence genomic DNA contains:
- the LOC126380376 gene encoding mediator of RNA polymerase II transcription subunit 29-like: MTYLFLNENLSVDGRILFTLNELNVGIEGGLNTNSYLEMNQLNMHGNVSANPAVGAAPNVGMHIPPAGTVMQQPSPQQMQPGPGPGGPGPGPAMPQQDKMDNISKVKTLMGSIREAIPTTLKSAAQILHQNHTTDSNSQKGVTDTPVLRFDKNLEELYSLCDQMELHLRTAVTCIQQAQSASHYLPLTVIPSRLDSGSSQETTLSYPAYLNTVRLQISYAKDIHDLLVAAAQNIAPTE, from the exons ATGACATATTTATTTCTGAACGAAAATCTGTCTGTGGATGGCCGAATTTTGTTTACTTTGAATGAATTGAATGTTGGGATCGAAGGTGGATTAAATACAAATAGTTATTTAGAGATGAATCAATTAAACATGCACGGTAATGTGTCAGCAAACCCCGCAGTGGGTGCAGCACCGAACGTGGGTATGCACATACCGCCGGCTGGCACGGTGATGCAGCAACCGTCTCCACAGCAGATGCAGCCGGGACCCGGTCCAGGGGGGCCGGGCCCGGGGCCTGCCATGCCGCAGCAAGACAAGATGGACAACATCTCCAAAGTCAAGACATTGATGGGATCCATAAGAGAAGCCATACCG ACTACCCTGAAGTCAGCTGCTCAAATTCTACACCAAAATCACACTACTGACTCAAATTCACA aAAGGGTGTCACAGACACTCCGGTGTTGAGATTCGACAAAAATCTAGAAGAATTATATTCCCTGTGTGATCAAATGGAACTTCATTTG CGTACAGCAGTGACATGCATCCAGCAAGCACAATCTGCATCACATTATCTTCCACTGACCGTGATTCCCTCTAGACTTGACTCTGGAAGCAGTCAG GAGACGACACTGAGCTACCCCGCTTACCTAAACACGGTGCGGTTGCAAATCTCATATGCGAAGGACATCCACGACCTGCTGGTGGCCGCTGCACAGAACATCGCGCCGACTGAATGA
- the LOC126380296 gene encoding probable DNA mismatch repair protein Msh6 isoform X1: MSKRNSVGSKNTLFNYFSKTPPANKKAKLQNGDTDGSPKLDSTLHNETDSKNDNKKRERHTTPSPKVYNYSDSEDEVPIAPKRRKRIRLNPIDSDDSDTENKVDNKVSSVKEKISVEKKLHDSFKYEANQTPKNKKSTSDGPKPTTTKFEHVEKDTAPIADVGNWVHCKLEWLKPDKIRDAQKRRPDHADYDPTTLYVPPDFYNNQTPAHRQWWEMKSSHFDCVLFFKVGKFYELYHMDAAVGVNELGFSYMKGDFAHSGFPESAYARMASTLVSKGYKVARVEQTETPDMMQERCKKLRQSSKWDKVVRREICQVTLRGTQVCGLQDPGPGEASAAYMLAITEEEGQGSSTYGVCFVDTSIGLFHLGQFKDDKHSSRLLTTLSHYPPALIVYERKSTTARTCKLLSTHCHGARREARTMPPPEKTLKTLAEQYYKTNADGDWPEGLKQFLHEGDALGLTPAANCFLAVKALGGCVTYLTECLLDVQVLGMSQFASYEPPDVASSQSSQSQGDKPAKWEGGSVMVLDAITLRNLRIVQDVGCLYDKLNYCSTAMGKRLLYQWVCAPSCNLNVIKERQEAVRVLFDQQELTQNVKNILTTLPDLERLLAKVHSLGNLLKSKTHPDSRAIFYEEKIYSKRKVLDFISVLNGFTAALGVSEMFTDTDSALLKTITQFSPEGKYPDYRETLKFFKDGFDQTEAEKAGVILPGEGMDPEYDDTLRTIKEIDDELKEYLAEQEKYFRCRLAYVGSDKKRYQIEVPVSAASKAGADYQLEGTRKGYKKFSTAETREFLARMIAAEEQKRVVLKDLSRRIFENFSSHYAQWEAAVQCIATLDILLAFAEFARQQSTDVCLPIVTMGDSKPYINITEGRHPCIPIVNDFVPNDAELGTRGPSLLLLTGPNMGGKSTLMRQVGLLVVLAQLGSYVPAQACSLSVVDRIFTRLGASDDILSGQSTFLVEMNETAAIVKHATQHSLVLLDELGRGTSTYDGTAIASGVCAELAARGCRVVFSTHYHSLVHHFATHPGVILGHMACMVETDESTPDSEDHIPEETITFLYKLTPGACPKSYGFNAARLAGVSKHITRRAHQISKRLEKEATCVRAFRDILKMETKGKDIRELLAALCI, encoded by the exons ATGTCTAAACGTAACAGCGTTGGTTCTAaaaacacattgttcaattatttcTCCAAGACACCGCCTGCGAATAAGAAAGCTAAGCTTCAAAATGGAGATACTGATGGAAGTCCAAAACTTGATTCTACTCTGCACAATGAAACAGACTCGAAAAATGATA acAAAAAGCGCGAGCGTCATACAACTCCATCACCAAAAGTCTACAACTACAGTGACAGCGAAGATGAAGTGCCCATTGCTCCTAAACGAAGAAAGCGCATCAGACTCAACCCTATAGACTCCGATGACTCAGATACTGAGAACAAag TAGACAATAAAGTGTCATCCGTGAAAGAGAAGATATCTGTGGAGAAGAAACTTCATGACAGCTTCAAATATGAAGCAAACCAAACTCCGAAAAACAAAAAGTCTACAAGTGAtgg CCCTAAGCCGACAACAACAAAGTTCGAGCATGTTGAAAAGGATACAGCTCCAATAGCTGATGTGGGCAACTGGGTGCACTGCAAGCTTGAGTGGCTCAAGCCCGACAAGATCCGTGATGCACAGAAGAGGAGGCCTGACCACGCCGACTATGATCCCACCACACTATATGTCCCGCCTGACTTTTACAATAATCAGACTCCT GCACATAGACAGTGGTGGGAGATGAAATCGTCGCACTTTGATTGTGTGCTGTTCTTCAAAGTGGGCAAGTTTTACGAACTGTACCACATGGACGCCGCAGTCGGAGTTAATGAGCTTGGCTTCTCTTATATGAAG GGCGACTTCGCGCACTCTGGTTTCCCAGAGAGTGCGTATGCGCGGATGGCGTCGACGCTCGTGTCGAAAGGGTACAAGGTGGCGCGCGTCGAGCAGACCGAGACCCCTGATATGATGCAGGAGAGGTGCAAGAAGT TGCGTCAGTCGAGCAAGTGGGACAAGGTGGTGCGAAGGGAGATCTGCCAAGTGACTCTCCGGGGCACGCAGGTGTGCGGCCTCCAGGACCCCGGCCCGGGCGAGGCGTCCGCTGCTTACATGCTGGCAATTACTGAGGAG GAGGGGCAAGGCAGCAGCACATACGGCGTGTGTTTTGTGGACACGTCCATCGGGCTATTCCACCTCGGACAGTTCAAGGACGACAAGCACTCCTCGCGGTTGCTAACCACACTGTCACACTACCCGCCTGCTTTG ATAGTGTACGAGCGTAAGTCGACGACCGCCCGTACTTGCAAGCTGCTGAGCACACACTGCCACGGCGCGCGGCGCGAGGCGCGGACTATGCCGCCGCCCGAGAAGACGCTCAAGACTCTCGCTGAGCAGTACTACAAGACCAATGCTGATGGCGACTGGCCGGAGGGACTCAAGCAGTTCCTACACGAAG GTGACGCGTTAGGCCTAACGCCGGCCGCGAACTGCTTCCTGGCAGTGAAGGCACTGGGAGGCTGCGTGACGTACCTTACCGAGTGCCTTCTAGATGTCCAAGTCCTGGGCATGTCTCAATTCGCATCATACGAGCCTCCAGACGTCGCCAGCAGTCAGTCGAGCCAGTCGCAAGGGGACAAGCCAGCGAAGTGGGAGGGCGGTAGTGTCATGGTTTTGGACGCCATAACTCTCAGGAATCTCAGAATAGTGCAGGATGTCGGATGCCTGTATGATAAGCTCAACTACTGCTCCACTGCTATGGGGAAAAG GTTGCTATACCAGTGGGTGTGCGCACCGAGTTGCAACCTCAACGTGATAAAGGAGCGCCAGGAGGCGGTGCGCGTGTTGTTCGACCAACAGGAACTTACCCAGAATGTCAAGAATATCCTCACCACACTGCCGGACCTGGAGCGACTACTAGCCAA AGTACACAGTCTCGGCAACTTATTGAAGTCAAAAACGCACCCGGACTCACGCGCCATCTTTTACGAGGAGAAAATATACTCCAAACGCAAG GTTCTGGACTTCATATCCGTGCTGAACGGCTTCACCGCGGCCCTCGGCGTGTCGGAGATGTTCACCGACACGGACTCCGCTTTGCTGAAGACTATCACACAGTTCAGTCCCGAGGGAAAGTATCCTGATTATAGAGAAACGCTCAAGTTCTTCAAG GATGGCTTCGACCAAACTGAGGCGGAGAAGGCGGGCGTGATCCTCCCTGGCGAGGGCATGGACCCTGAATACGACGATACGCTGCGTACCATCAAGGAGATAGATGATGAGTTGAAGGAATATCTCGCCGAGCAAGAGAAGTACTTCCGATGTCGG CTGGCGTACGTGGGGTCGGACAAGAAGCGATACCAGATCGAGGTGCCGGTGTCGGCGGCATCCAAGGCCGGCGCCGACTACCAGCTCGAAGGCACCAGGAAAGGATACAAGAAGTTCTCCACTGCTGAGACCAGG GAGTTCCTGGCACGCATGATAGCGGCTGAGGAACAGAAGCGCGTGGTCCTCAAAGACCTGAGCCGTCGAATCTTCGAGAACTTTTCGTCACACTACGCGCAGTGGGAGGCGGCAGTACAGTGTATCGCCACCCTCGACATACTACTGGCGTTCGCGGAGTTCGCGCGACAACAGAGCACGGATGTATGCTTGCCTATCGTCACTATGGGGGATAGTAAG CCGTACATAAACATCACGGAGGGCCGTCACCCGTGCATTCCGATCGTGAACGACTTCGTGCCCAACGACGCGGAGCTGGGCACGCGCGGGCCCAGCCTGCTGCTGCTCACTGGGCCCAACATGGGCGGCAAGTCCACGCTCATGCGGCAAGTGGGCCTCCTCGTGGTGCTAGCGCAGCTG GGTAGCTACGTTCCCGCACAAGCGTGCTCGCTGAGCGTCGTGGACCGCATCTTCACCCGTCTCGGCGCCTCGGATGACATCCTTTCCGGCCAGTCCACCTTCCTCGTCGAGATGAACGAGACTGCCGCCATTGTCAAGCACGCTACACAGCACTCGCTCGTGTTGCTCGATGAACTTG GTCGCGGCACGTCGACGTACGACGGCACGGCTATCGCGTCCGGCGTGTGCGCCGAGCTGGCGGCGCGCGGCTGCCGTGTCGTATTCTCTACGCACTACCACTCGCTCGTACACCACTTCGCTACACACCCCGGAGTCATATTAGGACATATG GCGTGCATGGTGGAGACAGACGAATCGACGCCGGATAGCGAGGACCACATTCCTGAGGAGACGATCACCTTCTTGTATAAGTTGACGCCGGGAGCGTGTCCGAAGTCCTACGGCTTCAACGCGGCGCGGCTGGCCGGAGTGTCCAAGCACATCACTCGCAGAGCGCACCAGATATCCAAGAGGTTGGAGAAAGAAGCCACTTGCGTCCGCGCCTTCAGGGACATTTTGAAAATGGAAACCAAAGGCAAGGATATCCGTGAGTTGCTGGCAGCTTTGTGCATTTAA
- the LOC126380296 gene encoding probable DNA mismatch repair protein Msh6 isoform X2 produces the protein MSKRNSVGSKNTLFNYFSKTPPANKKAKLQNGDTDGSPKLDSTLHNETDSKNDNKKRERHTTPSPKVYNYSDSEDEVPIAPKRRKRIRLNPIDSDDSDTENKDNKVSSVKEKISVEKKLHDSFKYEANQTPKNKKSTSDGPKPTTTKFEHVEKDTAPIADVGNWVHCKLEWLKPDKIRDAQKRRPDHADYDPTTLYVPPDFYNNQTPAHRQWWEMKSSHFDCVLFFKVGKFYELYHMDAAVGVNELGFSYMKGDFAHSGFPESAYARMASTLVSKGYKVARVEQTETPDMMQERCKKLRQSSKWDKVVRREICQVTLRGTQVCGLQDPGPGEASAAYMLAITEEEGQGSSTYGVCFVDTSIGLFHLGQFKDDKHSSRLLTTLSHYPPALIVYERKSTTARTCKLLSTHCHGARREARTMPPPEKTLKTLAEQYYKTNADGDWPEGLKQFLHEGDALGLTPAANCFLAVKALGGCVTYLTECLLDVQVLGMSQFASYEPPDVASSQSSQSQGDKPAKWEGGSVMVLDAITLRNLRIVQDVGCLYDKLNYCSTAMGKRLLYQWVCAPSCNLNVIKERQEAVRVLFDQQELTQNVKNILTTLPDLERLLAKVHSLGNLLKSKTHPDSRAIFYEEKIYSKRKVLDFISVLNGFTAALGVSEMFTDTDSALLKTITQFSPEGKYPDYRETLKFFKDGFDQTEAEKAGVILPGEGMDPEYDDTLRTIKEIDDELKEYLAEQEKYFRCRLAYVGSDKKRYQIEVPVSAASKAGADYQLEGTRKGYKKFSTAETREFLARMIAAEEQKRVVLKDLSRRIFENFSSHYAQWEAAVQCIATLDILLAFAEFARQQSTDVCLPIVTMGDSKPYINITEGRHPCIPIVNDFVPNDAELGTRGPSLLLLTGPNMGGKSTLMRQVGLLVVLAQLGSYVPAQACSLSVVDRIFTRLGASDDILSGQSTFLVEMNETAAIVKHATQHSLVLLDELGRGTSTYDGTAIASGVCAELAARGCRVVFSTHYHSLVHHFATHPGVILGHMACMVETDESTPDSEDHIPEETITFLYKLTPGACPKSYGFNAARLAGVSKHITRRAHQISKRLEKEATCVRAFRDILKMETKGKDIRELLAALCI, from the exons ATGTCTAAACGTAACAGCGTTGGTTCTAaaaacacattgttcaattatttcTCCAAGACACCGCCTGCGAATAAGAAAGCTAAGCTTCAAAATGGAGATACTGATGGAAGTCCAAAACTTGATTCTACTCTGCACAATGAAACAGACTCGAAAAATGATA acAAAAAGCGCGAGCGTCATACAACTCCATCACCAAAAGTCTACAACTACAGTGACAGCGAAGATGAAGTGCCCATTGCTCCTAAACGAAGAAAGCGCATCAGACTCAACCCTATAGACTCCGATGACTCAGATACTGAGAACAAag ACAATAAAGTGTCATCCGTGAAAGAGAAGATATCTGTGGAGAAGAAACTTCATGACAGCTTCAAATATGAAGCAAACCAAACTCCGAAAAACAAAAAGTCTACAAGTGAtgg CCCTAAGCCGACAACAACAAAGTTCGAGCATGTTGAAAAGGATACAGCTCCAATAGCTGATGTGGGCAACTGGGTGCACTGCAAGCTTGAGTGGCTCAAGCCCGACAAGATCCGTGATGCACAGAAGAGGAGGCCTGACCACGCCGACTATGATCCCACCACACTATATGTCCCGCCTGACTTTTACAATAATCAGACTCCT GCACATAGACAGTGGTGGGAGATGAAATCGTCGCACTTTGATTGTGTGCTGTTCTTCAAAGTGGGCAAGTTTTACGAACTGTACCACATGGACGCCGCAGTCGGAGTTAATGAGCTTGGCTTCTCTTATATGAAG GGCGACTTCGCGCACTCTGGTTTCCCAGAGAGTGCGTATGCGCGGATGGCGTCGACGCTCGTGTCGAAAGGGTACAAGGTGGCGCGCGTCGAGCAGACCGAGACCCCTGATATGATGCAGGAGAGGTGCAAGAAGT TGCGTCAGTCGAGCAAGTGGGACAAGGTGGTGCGAAGGGAGATCTGCCAAGTGACTCTCCGGGGCACGCAGGTGTGCGGCCTCCAGGACCCCGGCCCGGGCGAGGCGTCCGCTGCTTACATGCTGGCAATTACTGAGGAG GAGGGGCAAGGCAGCAGCACATACGGCGTGTGTTTTGTGGACACGTCCATCGGGCTATTCCACCTCGGACAGTTCAAGGACGACAAGCACTCCTCGCGGTTGCTAACCACACTGTCACACTACCCGCCTGCTTTG ATAGTGTACGAGCGTAAGTCGACGACCGCCCGTACTTGCAAGCTGCTGAGCACACACTGCCACGGCGCGCGGCGCGAGGCGCGGACTATGCCGCCGCCCGAGAAGACGCTCAAGACTCTCGCTGAGCAGTACTACAAGACCAATGCTGATGGCGACTGGCCGGAGGGACTCAAGCAGTTCCTACACGAAG GTGACGCGTTAGGCCTAACGCCGGCCGCGAACTGCTTCCTGGCAGTGAAGGCACTGGGAGGCTGCGTGACGTACCTTACCGAGTGCCTTCTAGATGTCCAAGTCCTGGGCATGTCTCAATTCGCATCATACGAGCCTCCAGACGTCGCCAGCAGTCAGTCGAGCCAGTCGCAAGGGGACAAGCCAGCGAAGTGGGAGGGCGGTAGTGTCATGGTTTTGGACGCCATAACTCTCAGGAATCTCAGAATAGTGCAGGATGTCGGATGCCTGTATGATAAGCTCAACTACTGCTCCACTGCTATGGGGAAAAG GTTGCTATACCAGTGGGTGTGCGCACCGAGTTGCAACCTCAACGTGATAAAGGAGCGCCAGGAGGCGGTGCGCGTGTTGTTCGACCAACAGGAACTTACCCAGAATGTCAAGAATATCCTCACCACACTGCCGGACCTGGAGCGACTACTAGCCAA AGTACACAGTCTCGGCAACTTATTGAAGTCAAAAACGCACCCGGACTCACGCGCCATCTTTTACGAGGAGAAAATATACTCCAAACGCAAG GTTCTGGACTTCATATCCGTGCTGAACGGCTTCACCGCGGCCCTCGGCGTGTCGGAGATGTTCACCGACACGGACTCCGCTTTGCTGAAGACTATCACACAGTTCAGTCCCGAGGGAAAGTATCCTGATTATAGAGAAACGCTCAAGTTCTTCAAG GATGGCTTCGACCAAACTGAGGCGGAGAAGGCGGGCGTGATCCTCCCTGGCGAGGGCATGGACCCTGAATACGACGATACGCTGCGTACCATCAAGGAGATAGATGATGAGTTGAAGGAATATCTCGCCGAGCAAGAGAAGTACTTCCGATGTCGG CTGGCGTACGTGGGGTCGGACAAGAAGCGATACCAGATCGAGGTGCCGGTGTCGGCGGCATCCAAGGCCGGCGCCGACTACCAGCTCGAAGGCACCAGGAAAGGATACAAGAAGTTCTCCACTGCTGAGACCAGG GAGTTCCTGGCACGCATGATAGCGGCTGAGGAACAGAAGCGCGTGGTCCTCAAAGACCTGAGCCGTCGAATCTTCGAGAACTTTTCGTCACACTACGCGCAGTGGGAGGCGGCAGTACAGTGTATCGCCACCCTCGACATACTACTGGCGTTCGCGGAGTTCGCGCGACAACAGAGCACGGATGTATGCTTGCCTATCGTCACTATGGGGGATAGTAAG CCGTACATAAACATCACGGAGGGCCGTCACCCGTGCATTCCGATCGTGAACGACTTCGTGCCCAACGACGCGGAGCTGGGCACGCGCGGGCCCAGCCTGCTGCTGCTCACTGGGCCCAACATGGGCGGCAAGTCCACGCTCATGCGGCAAGTGGGCCTCCTCGTGGTGCTAGCGCAGCTG GGTAGCTACGTTCCCGCACAAGCGTGCTCGCTGAGCGTCGTGGACCGCATCTTCACCCGTCTCGGCGCCTCGGATGACATCCTTTCCGGCCAGTCCACCTTCCTCGTCGAGATGAACGAGACTGCCGCCATTGTCAAGCACGCTACACAGCACTCGCTCGTGTTGCTCGATGAACTTG GTCGCGGCACGTCGACGTACGACGGCACGGCTATCGCGTCCGGCGTGTGCGCCGAGCTGGCGGCGCGCGGCTGCCGTGTCGTATTCTCTACGCACTACCACTCGCTCGTACACCACTTCGCTACACACCCCGGAGTCATATTAGGACATATG GCGTGCATGGTGGAGACAGACGAATCGACGCCGGATAGCGAGGACCACATTCCTGAGGAGACGATCACCTTCTTGTATAAGTTGACGCCGGGAGCGTGTCCGAAGTCCTACGGCTTCAACGCGGCGCGGCTGGCCGGAGTGTCCAAGCACATCACTCGCAGAGCGCACCAGATATCCAAGAGGTTGGAGAAAGAAGCCACTTGCGTCCGCGCCTTCAGGGACATTTTGAAAATGGAAACCAAAGGCAAGGATATCCGTGAGTTGCTGGCAGCTTTGTGCATTTAA